The Pseudomonadota bacterium genome includes a region encoding these proteins:
- the sbcB gene encoding exodeoxyribonuclease I — protein sequence MPETFLWYDFETFGTDPRRDRPAQVAALRTDAGLTPVADPEVFYCCPADDVLPQPAACLITGITPQVARERGLPENRFVSRLGQLLDEPATCLVGFNNFRFDDELLRHLFWRNFRDPYRHEYAGGNSRFDLIDVLRLTRALRPGGIEWPDQDDGRPSFRLEAVAEANGIDTRNAHDALADVEATIALARLVQQRQPRLWQWSLQLRQRQRVERLLAAREPLVHASSRFPAHPGCGVAPVLPLAPHPQFKTQWLVWNLTVDPEPFLELDIDALSDRSWTATADLPEGIERLPVKLVRINRCPIIAPIGVLDDQATERMQIDRRALDRHARILAQASGFLDRLSRLFARPSADTALDPELDLYGGFPPRQDQAVRDRIATLAPDDLARLGEPFSDSRLNELLFRYRARLWPERLDDDERARWQDFRRRRLIDDPDLASIRLPEYRAVVDQLMRQSPERADILTSLAQWPELIGASMLDNQQSET from the coding sequence ATGCCTGAAACCTTTCTGTGGTACGACTTCGAGACCTTCGGGACTGATCCGCGCCGTGATCGGCCAGCCCAGGTCGCCGCACTTCGCACCGACGCCGGGCTGACTCCGGTCGCCGATCCCGAGGTTTTCTATTGCTGCCCGGCCGATGATGTGCTGCCACAACCGGCTGCCTGCCTGATCACCGGCATCACACCGCAAGTGGCGCGCGAGCGAGGATTGCCGGAAAACCGCTTCGTCAGCCGGCTGGGGCAACTGCTCGATGAGCCGGCCACCTGCCTGGTCGGGTTCAACAACTTCCGCTTCGACGACGAACTGCTTCGTCACCTGTTCTGGCGCAACTTCCGTGACCCCTATCGCCACGAATACGCGGGCGGCAACAGTCGCTTCGACCTGATTGACGTGTTGCGGCTGACCCGGGCGCTGCGGCCCGGCGGCATCGAATGGCCGGATCAGGACGATGGCCGACCCAGCTTCCGGCTGGAAGCAGTCGCCGAGGCCAACGGAATCGATACGCGCAATGCACACGATGCACTTGCCGATGTGGAGGCGACGATCGCCCTGGCTCGCCTGGTGCAGCAACGCCAACCGCGGCTGTGGCAGTGGTCCCTTCAGCTGCGTCAGCGACAACGCGTTGAGCGGCTGCTGGCGGCCCGTGAGCCGCTGGTCCATGCCTCATCGCGCTTTCCCGCCCATCCCGGCTGCGGTGTGGCACCGGTGCTGCCGCTGGCACCCCACCCCCAGTTCAAGACGCAGTGGCTGGTATGGAACCTGACGGTCGATCCCGAACCGTTCCTGGAGCTGGATATCGATGCGCTGTCCGACCGCTCCTGGACCGCCACAGCCGACCTGCCTGAAGGCATCGAGAGGCTGCCGGTCAAGCTGGTGCGAATCAATCGTTGCCCGATCATCGCCCCGATCGGGGTGCTCGACGATCAGGCCACCGAGCGAATGCAAATCGATCGTCGCGCTCTGGACAGGCACGCGCGCATCCTGGCGCAGGCAAGCGGGTTCCTTGATCGCCTCAGCCGGCTGTTCGCGCGGCCGTCTGCAGACACCGCGCTGGACCCTGAACTCGATCTGTACGGCGGCTTTCCGCCGCGGCAGGATCAGGCCGTGCGCGACCGGATCGCGACGCTGGCGCCGGATGATCTGGCACGCCTGGGTGAGCCGTTTAGCGATTCGCGCCTCAACGAGCTGCTGTTTCGCTATCGCGCACGGCTGTGGCCCGAACGGCTGGACGACGACGAGCGAGCGCGCTGGCAGGACTTCCGTCGCCGACGCCTGATCGACGATCCTGATCTGGCCAGCATCCGGCTTCCCGAATACCGGGCCGTGGTCGATCAGCTGATGCGCCAGTCACCTGAACGCGCCGACATTCTCACTTCGCTGGCCCAGTGGCCGGAGCTGATCGGTGCATCGATGCTCGACAACCAACAATCAGAGACTTAA
- a CDS encoding lytic transglycosylase domain-containing protein — MWKRTLPLLAAGLAAALIAGLAEAQIYTYVDENGVTVFTDRKPDTQRYRVRNLGCYGTCRTGVDWQRTPLKKAAFSAEIRAASEIFGVDAALVRAIVHAESWFEPQAVSRSGAQGLMQLMPATQRRFGVSNPYDPLDNITAGVAYLAWLLERFEGDMSRAIAAYNAGENAVLRHGGVPPYPETREYVRRVNILYRRYRNS; from the coding sequence ATGTGGAAAAGGACACTGCCGCTGCTGGCTGCCGGTTTGGCTGCCGCACTGATCGCGGGCCTGGCCGAGGCCCAGATCTATACCTATGTGGACGAAAACGGTGTCACAGTGTTCACCGACCGGAAACCGGACACCCAGCGCTATCGCGTGCGCAACCTGGGTTGCTACGGGACCTGCCGTACCGGCGTTGACTGGCAGCGTACGCCGCTCAAGAAGGCTGCGTTCAGCGCCGAGATACGAGCCGCCAGCGAGATCTTCGGGGTTGACGCTGCCCTGGTACGCGCCATTGTCCATGCCGAGTCCTGGTTCGAGCCCCAGGCCGTGTCGCGCTCCGGTGCGCAGGGGCTAATGCAGCTGATGCCGGCAACGCAGCGGCGTTTTGGCGTTAGCAATCCTTATGATCCGCTCGACAACATTACCGCCGGGGTGGCCTATCTGGCCTGGCTGCTGGAGCGGTTCGAAGGCGACATGAGCCGCGCGATCGCGGCCTACAACGCCGGCGAGAATGCGGTCCTTCGCCACGGGGGTGTGCCGCCGTATCCGGAAACGCGCGAATACGTGCGGCGAGTCAATATTCTCTACCGACGCTACCGCAACTCCTGA
- the msrA gene encoding peptide-methionine (S)-S-oxide reductase MsrA, translating into MVAIATFGAGCFWGVEQGFRQLNGVMDAAVGYMGGHVERPTYEQVCSGNTGHVEVCQIRFDPDQLGYEQLARAFFGLHNPTQVNRQGVDIGSQYRSVIFVHDDQQQQVAERVRRELAGSGRFSRPIATSIEPATTFWRAEDYHQQYLTRNGGSCAIQQ; encoded by the coding sequence ATGGTCGCGATCGCAACTTTTGGTGCCGGCTGTTTCTGGGGCGTCGAGCAGGGTTTCCGCCAGTTAAACGGCGTCATGGACGCGGCGGTTGGCTACATGGGCGGACACGTCGAGCGGCCGACCTATGAGCAGGTCTGCAGCGGCAACACCGGGCATGTGGAAGTCTGTCAGATCCGCTTCGACCCGGATCAGCTCGGCTACGAGCAGCTGGCGCGTGCGTTCTTCGGTCTGCACAATCCAACCCAGGTCAACCGCCAGGGTGTGGATATCGGCAGCCAGTACCGCTCGGTGATTTTTGTGCACGACGACCAACAGCAGCAGGTCGCCGAACGGGTTCGGCGCGAGCTCGCCGGCAGCGGCCGCTTCAGTCGTCCGATAGCCACCTCGATCGAACCGGCAACCACGTTCTGGCGGGCCGAGGACTACCACCAGCAGTACCTGACCCGCAACGGCGGCAGCTGCGCGATCCAGCAATGA
- a CDS encoding SDR family oxidoreductase, with protein sequence MIDKRVIVITGSSRGIGRSTAELLAARGDAVVVSSRNQDSCDAVVNAIRERGGEAIAVAAHIGREEALEQLVEQTVGHYGRLDAAVMNAASNPVYGPSESLDRKAFDVIMRNNVFSSLRLAQLCRPHLARASAPAIVLVSSIAGSFGNTLIGAYGMSKAAENQLVRNLALEFGPQGIRVNAVAPGLVKTDFAQALLENRRMVEYFEQTTPLRRLAEPEDIARVIAFLAGPDAGWLSGQVLIADGGLSVTGGF encoded by the coding sequence GTGATTGACAAGCGCGTTATCGTGATTACCGGATCAAGCCGCGGCATTGGCCGCAGTACCGCCGAGCTGCTGGCTGCACGCGGAGACGCCGTTGTCGTGTCGAGCCGCAATCAGGACAGCTGCGACGCGGTGGTCAATGCGATTCGCGAGCGGGGTGGCGAGGCCATTGCGGTCGCTGCGCACATTGGTCGCGAAGAAGCACTCGAGCAGCTGGTCGAGCAGACCGTGGGCCATTACGGACGGCTTGATGCGGCGGTCATGAATGCAGCCAGCAATCCGGTCTACGGGCCGTCCGAATCGCTGGACCGCAAGGCCTTCGACGTCATCATGCGCAACAATGTATTCAGCAGCCTGCGCCTGGCTCAGCTGTGCCGGCCGCATCTGGCCCGGGCCAGCGCTCCCGCAATCGTTCTGGTCTCGTCGATTGCCGGCAGTTTCGGCAACACCCTGATCGGTGCCTACGGCATGTCCAAGGCGGCGGAAAACCAGCTGGTTAGAAACCTGGCACTGGAATTCGGTCCCCAGGGTATTCGCGTCAACGCGGTGGCGCCGGGGCTGGTCAAGACCGATTTTGCACAGGCGCTACTGGAAAATCGGCGCATGGTCGAGTATTTTGAGCAGACGACGCCGCTGCGGCGCCTGGCCGAACCAGAGGACATCGCCCGAGTCATCGCCTTTCTCGCCGGGCCGGATGCCGGCTGGTTGTCCGGCCAGGTTCTCATCGCGGATGGCGGACTTTCAGTGACCGGGGGATTTTGA